One Castanea sativa cultivar Marrone di Chiusa Pesio chromosome 4, ASM4071231v1 DNA window includes the following coding sequences:
- the LOC142631915 gene encoding uncharacterized protein LOC142631915 isoform X4 has protein sequence MATTTVSPVSLKDCMEEVVKYTLESHINQTLEFDLALSKSFCSDLLKLDPNTSTTTESFEGVPPYPLCKHLASALLESINSKAFCRKYSDLNFIPEGSSSKQEENEWQKLVLDKGSEIVNILKSIVHELHVQEPFFSQLKDGKKIIEGRCAIGDYNRIGSGTLIRFNKCVVFEVQDAHRYASFSEMLGAESLAKVLPGVETIEEGIQIYRNFYTEEKEKTNGVLAIHVLKVDVQPYACLASLLSVLSYGGVQGLLGLTHTTGTIPNALPPPRSTLLSSFTLPYKPNVEGCTLTHGARALAKHANRSTSKYWGTLKGSVI, from the exons ATGGCAACAACGACGGTATCTCCGGTTAGTCTGAAAGACTGTATGGAAGAGGTGGTGAAGTACACTTTGGAGTCTCACATAAACCAAACCCTAGAATTCGATCTAGCCCTCTCCAAATCCTTCTGCTCCGACCTCCTCAAACTCGATCCCAACACCTCCACTACGACCG AATCTTTTGAAGGAGTCCCTCCATATCCCTTATGCAAGCATCTGGCATCAGCTTTATTAGAATCAATCAATTCTAAAGCCTTTTGTAGGAAATATAGCGATTTGAACTTTATCCCTGAAGGAAGCTCCTCAAAGCAGGAAGAAAATGAATGGCAGAAGCTGGTTTTGGATAAGGGATCGGAAATTGTGAAt ATTTTGAAGTCTATTGTCCATGAACTTCATGTTCAGGAGCCTTTCTTTTCGCAGCTAAAAG ATGGCAAGAAAATAATTGAAGGAAGGTGTGCCATTGGTGACTACAATAG AATTGGTTCAGGAACTTTGATCCGTTTCAACAAATGTGTGGTGTTTGAAGTTCAG GATGCCCACCGGTATGCTTCATTCTCTGAAATGTTGGGGGCAGAGAGTCTTGCCAAGGTCCTTCCTGGAGTTGAAACCATTGAAGAAG GTATACAAATCTACAGGAATTTCTACacagaagagaaagaaaagacaaatGGCGTTCTCGCAATCCATGTTTTGAAAGTGGATGTTCAGCCTTATGCTTGTCTGGCATCCCTACTCTCT GTATTGAGTTATGGGGGTGTTCAAGGCCTTCTTGGTCTGACACATACCACAGGGACTATTCCAAATGCACTTCCCCCACCAAGATCAACTTTGTTATCATCATTTACCCTTCCATATAAGCCGAAT GTTGAAGGTTGTACCTTGACTCATGGAGCTAGGGCGCTGGCAAAACATGCTAATAGGAGTACAAGTAAATATTGGGGTACTTTAAAAGGAAGCG TCATTTAA
- the LOC142631915 gene encoding uncharacterized protein LOC142631915 isoform X3 yields the protein MATTTVSPVSLKDCMEEVVKYTLESHINQTLEFDLALSKSFCSDLLKLDPNTSTTTESFEGVPPYPLCKHLASALLESINSKAFCRKYSDLNFIPEGSSSKQEENEWQKLVLDKGSEIVNILKSIVHELHVQEPFFSQLKDGKKIIEGRCAIGDYNRIGSGTLIRFNKCVVFEVQDAHRYASFSEMLGAESLAKVLPGVETIEEGIQIYRNFYTEEKEKTNGVLAIHVLKVDVQPYACLASLLSVLSYGGVQGLLGLTHTTGTIPNALPPPRSTLLSSFTLPYKPNSFNAGAADELSQETSFNYLDSLSAPFSPFGLLGSIFSSHPILG from the exons ATGGCAACAACGACGGTATCTCCGGTTAGTCTGAAAGACTGTATGGAAGAGGTGGTGAAGTACACTTTGGAGTCTCACATAAACCAAACCCTAGAATTCGATCTAGCCCTCTCCAAATCCTTCTGCTCCGACCTCCTCAAACTCGATCCCAACACCTCCACTACGACCG AATCTTTTGAAGGAGTCCCTCCATATCCCTTATGCAAGCATCTGGCATCAGCTTTATTAGAATCAATCAATTCTAAAGCCTTTTGTAGGAAATATAGCGATTTGAACTTTATCCCTGAAGGAAGCTCCTCAAAGCAGGAAGAAAATGAATGGCAGAAGCTGGTTTTGGATAAGGGATCGGAAATTGTGAAt ATTTTGAAGTCTATTGTCCATGAACTTCATGTTCAGGAGCCTTTCTTTTCGCAGCTAAAAG ATGGCAAGAAAATAATTGAAGGAAGGTGTGCCATTGGTGACTACAATAG AATTGGTTCAGGAACTTTGATCCGTTTCAACAAATGTGTGGTGTTTGAAGTTCAG GATGCCCACCGGTATGCTTCATTCTCTGAAATGTTGGGGGCAGAGAGTCTTGCCAAGGTCCTTCCTGGAGTTGAAACCATTGAAGAAG GTATACAAATCTACAGGAATTTCTACacagaagagaaagaaaagacaaatGGCGTTCTCGCAATCCATGTTTTGAAAGTGGATGTTCAGCCTTATGCTTGTCTGGCATCCCTACTCTCT GTATTGAGTTATGGGGGTGTTCAAGGCCTTCTTGGTCTGACACATACCACAGGGACTATTCCAAATGCACTTCCCCCACCAAGATCAACTTTGTTATCATCATTTACCCTTCCATATAAGCCGAAT TCATTTAATGCAGGGGCAGCAGATGAGCTTTCACAGGAAACTTCTTTCAACTACCTTGACTCTCTCTCAGCGCCATTCTCTCCATTCGGACTTCTAGGCAGTATTTTCTCTTCCCATCCTATCCTCGGGTGA
- the LOC142631915 gene encoding uncharacterized protein LOC142631915 isoform X1 yields MATTTVSPVSLKDCMEEVVKYTLESHINQTLEFDLALSKSFCSDLLKLDPNTSTTTESFEGVPPYPLCKHLASALLESINSKAFCRKYSDLNFIPEGSSSKQEENEWQKLVLDKGSEIVNILKSIVHELHVQEPFFSQLKDGKKIIEGRCAIGDYNRIGSGTLIRFNKCVVFEVQDAHRYASFSEMLGAESLAKVLPGVETIEEGIQIYRNFYTEEKEKTNGVLAIHVLKVDVQPYACLASLLSVLSYGGVQGLLGLTHTTGTIPNALPPPRSTLLSSFTLPYKPNMPLSSGSNVSFSPLKNGVELEVVGSRSIGCMCNLKGKTYLFAACAYQMSIHILDYDKNRLAMAVVCHIIEHCGWLNVHIVPPHGAVFEIRVADGYGARWSKDGCKFIGFLEPYMEDGHLKGWKH; encoded by the exons ATGGCAACAACGACGGTATCTCCGGTTAGTCTGAAAGACTGTATGGAAGAGGTGGTGAAGTACACTTTGGAGTCTCACATAAACCAAACCCTAGAATTCGATCTAGCCCTCTCCAAATCCTTCTGCTCCGACCTCCTCAAACTCGATCCCAACACCTCCACTACGACCG AATCTTTTGAAGGAGTCCCTCCATATCCCTTATGCAAGCATCTGGCATCAGCTTTATTAGAATCAATCAATTCTAAAGCCTTTTGTAGGAAATATAGCGATTTGAACTTTATCCCTGAAGGAAGCTCCTCAAAGCAGGAAGAAAATGAATGGCAGAAGCTGGTTTTGGATAAGGGATCGGAAATTGTGAAt ATTTTGAAGTCTATTGTCCATGAACTTCATGTTCAGGAGCCTTTCTTTTCGCAGCTAAAAG ATGGCAAGAAAATAATTGAAGGAAGGTGTGCCATTGGTGACTACAATAG AATTGGTTCAGGAACTTTGATCCGTTTCAACAAATGTGTGGTGTTTGAAGTTCAG GATGCCCACCGGTATGCTTCATTCTCTGAAATGTTGGGGGCAGAGAGTCTTGCCAAGGTCCTTCCTGGAGTTGAAACCATTGAAGAAG GTATACAAATCTACAGGAATTTCTACacagaagagaaagaaaagacaaatGGCGTTCTCGCAATCCATGTTTTGAAAGTGGATGTTCAGCCTTATGCTTGTCTGGCATCCCTACTCTCT GTATTGAGTTATGGGGGTGTTCAAGGCCTTCTTGGTCTGACACATACCACAGGGACTATTCCAAATGCACTTCCCCCACCAAGATCAACTTTGTTATCATCATTTACCCTTCCATATAAGCCGAAT ATGCCATTGAGCTCTGGCTCAAATGTTTCTTTCTCCCCTCTTAAGAATGGTGTCGAGcttgaggttgtgggttcaagatccattgggtgcatgtgtaatttaaaaggaaaaacatatTTGTTTGCAGCTTGTGCCTACCAGATGTCAATCCACATTTTAG ATTATGATAAAAATAGGCTTGCAATGGCTGTCGTCTGTCACATAATTGAACATTGTGGCTGGTTGAATGTGCATATTGTCCCACCACATGGTGCTGTCTTTGAAATAAGGGTTGCTGATGGATATGGGGCACGGTGGTCTAAAGATGGTTGCAAG
- the LOC142632392 gene encoding uncharacterized protein LOC142632392 yields MLVVMSIGPGSVLLWEVYTDGASNRKGARIGIVLITPEKLVMEKSLRLGFVATNNEAEYEALLASAQMVTHLGGETVEFHCDSRLIVGQVNGEFEARDERMKKYLNRVKGVLGMFKNFKVRQILRGQNAHVDSLAMLATSLGSKLPRTIMVEDLMSSSLAGAPTVGIHSIHVGPSWMDPIVAFLKHGMLPEDKGEAKKVRRSALRYWLSEEHKLYKLSNSGPYLLCVHLEAVEPLLEELHEGICGSHTGGRSLAHRAMTQGYWWPNMQKAS; encoded by the coding sequence ATGCTAGTTGTGATGTCCATTGGGCCTGGGAGCGTTCTCCTTTGGGAAGTTTATACGGATGGGGCATCTAACCGAAAAGGGGCAAGGATTGGAATTGTGTTGATCACCCCTGAGAAGTTAGTCATGGAAAAGTCATTACGGCTGGGGTTTgtagccactaataatgaggccgagtatgaagctcttCTGGCAAGTGCTCAAATGGTTACGCATTTGGGAGGTGAAACGGTCGAGTTCCATTGTGATTCTAGATTAATTGTTGGACAAGTTAATGGAGAATTTGAGGCAAGAgatgaaaggatgaaaaaatATCTTAACAGAGTCAAAGGGGTGTTAGGCatgtttaaaaatttcaaagtgagaCAAATTCTAAGAGGGCAGAATGCTCATGTTGATTCATTGGCCATGCTAGCCACATCCTTGGGATCGAAGCTACCGCGGACGATAATGGTGGAGGATTTGATGAGTTCCAGCCTTGCTGGCGCCCCGACAGTTGGGATTCACAGCATTCACGTGGGCCCGAGTTGGATGGATCCGATTGTGGCCTTCTTAAAACATGGTATGTTACCCGAGGACAAAGGGGAAGCAAAGAAGGTACGGAGAAGTGCTCTCCGTTATTGGCTTTCCGAGGAGCATAAGTTGTACAAACTTTCTAACTCTGGGCCATATCTGCTCTGCGTACATCTTGAAGCTGTTGAGCCCCtattggaagaattgcatgagggaatatGTGGAAGTCATACTGGGGGAAGATCGTTAGCCCACAGGGCCATgactcaagggtattggtggccaaatatgcagaaaGCTTCCTAG
- the LOC142631915 gene encoding uncharacterized protein LOC142631915 isoform X2 encodes MATTTVSPVSLKDCMEEVVKYTLESHINQTLEFDLALSKSFCSDLLKLDPNTSTTTESFEGVPPYPLCKHLASALLESINSKAFCRKYSDLNFIPEGSSSKQEENEWQKLVLDKGSEIVNILKSIVHELHVQEPFFSQLKDGKKIIEGRCAIGDYNRIGSGTLIRFNKCVVFEVQDAHRYASFSEMLGAESLAKVLPGVETIEEGIQIYRNFYTEEKEKTNGVLAIHVLKVDVQPYACLASLLSVLSYGGVQGLLGLTHTTGTIPNALPPPRSTLLSSFTLPYKPNVEGCTLTHGARALAKHANRSTSKYWGTLKGSDYDKNRLAMAVVCHIIEHCGWLNVHIVPPHGAVFEIRVADGYGARWSKDGCKFIGFLEPYMEDGHLKGWKH; translated from the exons ATGGCAACAACGACGGTATCTCCGGTTAGTCTGAAAGACTGTATGGAAGAGGTGGTGAAGTACACTTTGGAGTCTCACATAAACCAAACCCTAGAATTCGATCTAGCCCTCTCCAAATCCTTCTGCTCCGACCTCCTCAAACTCGATCCCAACACCTCCACTACGACCG AATCTTTTGAAGGAGTCCCTCCATATCCCTTATGCAAGCATCTGGCATCAGCTTTATTAGAATCAATCAATTCTAAAGCCTTTTGTAGGAAATATAGCGATTTGAACTTTATCCCTGAAGGAAGCTCCTCAAAGCAGGAAGAAAATGAATGGCAGAAGCTGGTTTTGGATAAGGGATCGGAAATTGTGAAt ATTTTGAAGTCTATTGTCCATGAACTTCATGTTCAGGAGCCTTTCTTTTCGCAGCTAAAAG ATGGCAAGAAAATAATTGAAGGAAGGTGTGCCATTGGTGACTACAATAG AATTGGTTCAGGAACTTTGATCCGTTTCAACAAATGTGTGGTGTTTGAAGTTCAG GATGCCCACCGGTATGCTTCATTCTCTGAAATGTTGGGGGCAGAGAGTCTTGCCAAGGTCCTTCCTGGAGTTGAAACCATTGAAGAAG GTATACAAATCTACAGGAATTTCTACacagaagagaaagaaaagacaaatGGCGTTCTCGCAATCCATGTTTTGAAAGTGGATGTTCAGCCTTATGCTTGTCTGGCATCCCTACTCTCT GTATTGAGTTATGGGGGTGTTCAAGGCCTTCTTGGTCTGACACATACCACAGGGACTATTCCAAATGCACTTCCCCCACCAAGATCAACTTTGTTATCATCATTTACCCTTCCATATAAGCCGAAT GTTGAAGGTTGTACCTTGACTCATGGAGCTAGGGCGCTGGCAAAACATGCTAATAGGAGTACAAGTAAATATTGGGGTACTTTAAAAGGAAGCG ATTATGATAAAAATAGGCTTGCAATGGCTGTCGTCTGTCACATAATTGAACATTGTGGCTGGTTGAATGTGCATATTGTCCCACCACATGGTGCTGTCTTTGAAATAAGGGTTGCTGATGGATATGGGGCACGGTGGTCTAAAGATGGTTGCAAG
- the LOC142632394 gene encoding uncharacterized protein LOC142632394 → MAMREGETLKTYSDRYWETYNEINGDVEDVAVRTFKVGLPAEHGLRKSLIMKAADLEKYDSPLVGFDGKPVIPQGMIRLPVQVEDVEVQVNFIVVRAYSPYMAILARPWLHAMEAISSTLHVKVKYPIRGRQLKKSARGLGVDVDGDFAEELDKVFIGEDKERYFQVGSQLPALEKGELVQFLKDNIDVFAWTTYDVPGIDPDFICHQLNVSPDAVPRKQPPRRASQEHAKAVKEEVKKLK, encoded by the exons ATGGCAATGAGAGAAGGAGAAACGCTCAAAACTTATTCAGATCGGTATTGGGAAACGTATAATGAAATTAACGGAGATGTTGAAGATGTGGCTGTGAGGACTTTTAAGGTGGGGCTCCCTGCTGAGCACGGATTGAGGAAGTCTTTGATAATGAAAGCAGCT GATTTGGAGAAGTATGATTCACCACTAGTAGGCTTTGATGGGAAGCCGGTGATTCCTCAGGGGATGATTAGGCTGCCTGTACAGGTTGAGGACGTAGAGGTCCAGGTTAACTTTATAGTAGTCAGGGCGTATTCACCTTACATGGCTATATTGGCTAGGCCCTGGCTCCATGCAATGGAGGCAATTTCATCAACTTTGCACGTAAAGGTGAAATATCCCATCCGGGGAAGG CAATTAAAGAAATCTGCTCGGGGGTTGGGTGTCGATGTGGATGGAGATTTCGCTGAAGAGCTGGACAAGGTATTTATAGGGGAGGATAAGGAGAGATATTTCCAGGTGGGATCCCAATTGCCCGCGTTGGAAAAGGGGGAATTAGTTCAATTCTTGAAggataacattgatgtttttgcctggaCGACATATGATGTCCCGGGGATTGATCCAGATTTTATTTGTCATCAGTTGAATGTTAGTCCCGACGCAGTGCCCCGCAAACAGCCTCCTCGGCGTGCGTCTCAAGAGCATGCCAAGGCTGTAAAAGAGGAGGTCAAAAAGTTAAAGTAA